TAtagatttttgttatttgaattcCCTTTATCACCATATGTGCACCAAAAATGATCATCATTACACAATCTTTTGCTCTCATTTTATACCTTGTTAAGGTTAAGTTACTCCATCTTGATTTTTCGAGCATACTGAACCAGTTTCATATGTAGTAAGAGGGATATTATTTTACTGTATAGACAATTCCACATTTTAACtcttttaaattcaaaaaatttaatgactATATACTgaattcaatatttaaatgtcAAAAGTACCAATTGACGAAGTAGCTAGTGAGAAATTTTAGTACTCACAACACTCAACCACATGTAATTCTGCTATCGTCttcccttatttttttttaattttgagcaATCTTTCTTGCAATGGCCTATTCCATGACAAGAGGTATACTCATTTTTTGTTGGCTTATGCTTTGACTTGGATCtccctttttttcctttagcAAGACTTTGAGAACAACTCTGATAGCAAAAGCTTCTACCTCTCCATTTGTGTTTTTCTGtttgtctttctttcttaGCTCATAAACATACAGAGTAGCATATACTTCATTAAGAGATAAAGCATCCCTCGGCAGAAAAAAGTGGTCTCAAAAACCTTAAACTCCTCAGGAAGTGAAATATAGCCAAATTTTCATCTTTGAAAGTCTCATCTATATTCATCAAATCTGTTACTAACGTATTAAAATTGGTAATACGTTCATTCATTATGGTACTTGAGACATAAGTGAAGCGAAGCAACCTCATCTTCATGTGGAGCTTATTTTGTCTCATTTTCTTCAGAATCTTTTCTTCTAATGTCGTCCACAATTTATGAGCACAAGTTTCTCAGAGAATGCATGCGGCTTCTCCCAAGAAAGACATGAGCGAATTGTATCACATGCCAATCGATTAATAGACTTCCAATCTTTTTACTCAATGTCATCTGGTTCTATTTCTTCTATGGCAATGTCTAAAACTCGTTGAAATAAAAGGTTTAGAACTTCACCTTGCCACATACCGAAATGACCCGTACCATCAAAAGTTTCCACTTCAAATCTCGATTTTTCCACCACAGTTCTCGCCCTAAAGGATGATGTAGCTATTATAGACAAAGTAGATTTCAAGTATTTTATTGTGGacaacaatttttattgtttacaattttaagtatttttcgATAACTCACAACAGATGCCAAATAATCCAAAAAActcttttaatataaaagatcAAATTCTAAGAAAAACCGTAAACATCAACGCCAATTGTTGTCGTACCAAAATTAATACCACTTTTTCAATaactatgaaataattaagtagcaaaatataaaatacgaaaatcacataattgaaaagtacaaaaaaaaaagtaaaaaaatggaaccagattcaatcaattaaacCTACCTCCTACAACACCACCAAATCTGTACTTCACtgacaaacaacaaataaaacattagaaaagaaaagacaaacgCCAAAATGCCAAAGAAAGATGGCAATCTACGCTATTTTGGTATGAGTGAACAAAGTCTTAATAGCATAATATAGGGGCTAAATCCTTTATCATTTCCCGATGTGGGATATGAGCAATTTCCGACAACATCACCAGCAAATTAAACATTGACGGATGAGCAGTGGGTAAATCTGATGAAAGCAGACAGGCAGTGGTGGAATAATCTGTATGAATTGTATGATGTATGAATTGCTTTCCATCCTTTTCTACTTAATACTTTTTTTCCTATTACCTATATTGTTACAAATGATAAtcctatttttatattaatttctagtttaatgtaatttacctttttatgatattacaataaataaattattccattataaaaaataatattaatttactgtcttgtgtttttttaaaatgaaacaatttatctccctatctgaaaattttgatactttACTGCTCGTTGGAAGTGCCCTGACTAAGATAGAGGGCTACGTCTTGGTAGATCTACGGCTAAGGGAAGTTAAGGATCCTCAACTCCACTAGAGGGTAGGGCCGCTGAGGGTTGTTGAGATTGGTTGGGGTTTTGCTCTTGGGTTTTGCTGACTTTGGGTTGAGAGACTCTGTTATTCATCTCCTCATGTCCCTGCTCATTCCCCTTGAGAGTTGAGGACAATTCTCGACTTCAACGAGTAGAAGTAGGGGCCCAATTCATGGGTGATGAGTTGCAAATTGAGCTATCGCGTAGGTAACCGTTCGGTGGACACATTATGGATCAGTGCTAGTCAGGCTTCTTGCGTTAATtgtatcattttttctttaggTGGAACACCTAAGGTGGGCTATTCTCTTCGGAGTGGAGGCTGTGTTACTCAGGGGGAGGTAGGTCACCCTCTACGGTGGGGTTTGTTCACGTGGTTTCGACACGATTTTACctaaaaccaaaatattattctcaaGTTTTAAATGTAGCTAGTATTTTGCTCTCACACGTagaaataatactaataactattgtataattatgatttatcattatttactattttactattaatcaaaataattaattataataaaaaatcatatttcttacTAAGATACGAATATTGACCTGCggatatgataaaaaaattttgatttaattcctGAAAATAAATCTTTGTGAATGAAAGGAGTGGTAGTGGATTACTACTTTTGTTGAATGGAAAGGGATAGGATTAGGTGCCGACCAAACACTGCATAATTGAATGGTACAGAGATGAGTACAAAGTATGGGACTAAGATGTGCACAATTCCTATAAAGCAACACACACCAATAATTCATGTTTTCGGCATTCAGCTACAATAATAGGTATCAAATGGAAGCCCACAAACCTCATCAAAATAATACTTTAAACTCCATACTTGCAtctttacacacacacacacaaacatatgaataatttaaaaatatttaatttcttggtTTCATTctgaactaaaataatattgtctGCATTTGTAGGTGAAAAGGTTTAACACATATATTATAcactattttgttttatattgataCGAGAaagtatttcatattaattacaagtGAAGAGTACGAggagtttataaatttgaatgtcTTATCCACTTTTTCAGGACAAAAATGTTAAACTCATATAAGCAGATAATACATTGCAGAATAGGGGACCGATTGAATCGCAAGTCGTGTCAAATATTAGACAAATAACACcattttaataacaaaatcaaatttatttatttatattaattattatgtcaaaattatttttaaatattagcTTGATAtctacaaaaaagaaataataatcttaataCTTTATGATActtaattgttaaaaataaatatttcaaagttgtatcttaataataaatataatataaaataaaatccacataattttaaaaaaaaatacaagtacaatgctcattaaaataatataaaaataagttaaatttgACTCCAAATAACTATTTTAcgttcatatttttattacctacaaaaaaaaaatatgaattattttcttcattataAATGACAACAACTTAAGAACAAATGAATACTTTTCACCATTTATGGTTAATCATCATCCGCGGCATGCAGAAATAACATCTAATAACCATTGCGCAgtcatgattaattagtattcgCCATAATTTTTCACTATCGACTATAATATAAACGTTAACAAAGGATCATATTTCTTGGGGTGTTGGTACAAACATCAGTCCATATGCATCTCATTCACTTTGCTATCACTCacactgtttttttttttttttttaataattattactataacTTTTAGAAAGAGGTGCACAATCTAAACCTAAAATACACCGAATCAAACTGAATTATGATGAGTTGGAAGTGTAGATGAACTTGGGTCAGAAGGGACCATTTTCGTCACTGTATCCTAACTTCTACTCGTGGAGGTTGTTTTCGTGTGGGTTGTACATTTATGGCTCCACTTCTACTTACTAGAAATTATATGGAATAATTATTGCATTTAAATGCGTAGAAATagaccttttcttttctttaatatttgtcattttttaaaaaaaaaagaaaaaaaaattgtggaaGAACCAAAGTACGGAATTAATAGGGACACAGCCATTCTCAGCCGCTTGATTTGTCTCatcaaaaatgtaatttgataGGAGAAAGCCAACTCACTGGcaaacactttttttttttttttaaatgctgaagaaattttaaattaattgataaataaattatagattgaaattcgaatatattaatattcaaaaggattaaattgaaatttataaaattttagagtaaattatataaactaaaaaaattatgaaagataattgaaattttaatatatttttttttgaaaaaatgaaatgagagTGGATGAGGCTCCAGTGAGCTATCACCCTATCTccacttatatatataggtacaTATCAAAGCAATCATGCATCCACATACCCACAATTAttcacacccacacaccaacAATTCATCACACAGACACACTCGGGGAAGACGAGAAACAGGTAagagaaattttgatttgatttattattaatttttgtgattgtgttaTGTTACTTGATTTAAcgtttaattgaaaatttttacgagtttgattatttatagatttttaattgtgtaaatatttaatttgaattcgGGTTATTATAGTCAGTTAGTTAAGTTATTTAATTACTTCAATAAGTTTAGtcattattatattgatttattcaatttaatcgGATCtgttaattaaatacttaattatatgtgCAGGTGTTTAACTAATTGTTGTAGTAGTGAGAGATTTAtggaaaatttacaaatatattataacattatattagagaaataataaaagttttatttgaGATTGTATTGTCCAATTTGCTTGCTTTATGTCAGTCCAAATTTAGTGATTCTTAcgtttataaaaattttaaaactttataatttttagtataaGCTAAATCATTCATTTCAGTGGGTAACTTCTGTTGTCCTGTTTCTACATGGAGTATAGGGTACCGAGATACTCCGTGTAGTGGGAATATCCTGTATTGGTAGGTGAACATTGGGGTGGTGTTAGACCATGTTTGTTATGACGTCTTGTACTCATATTGCTGCACACTGAGGTGGTGTGGGGATGTCACATTTGACGGGTATCATGtgctatatattatatgatagTGATTGTATGATGATAGCCGACAAAATGATATGTTGCAGCTAGACTAATTAAGTCGGGGCCtaagaaataaaacaatagTTTTGTGTCTATGATATTGTGGTTGATCCGTGACTCCGGTGTTGGTTTTTGCATGATATGGTTACTTCGGTGATTTTGTGGAAATTGCATAACCAATATTGGTTGATTAGTGCCATTGCATGAACTTGGTCTTCTCTGTATGTGTTCATCTATAGGctaattagctatacttactgAGTTAACAACTCATTTCTTGCCACGTCTTTTGTGGAGGTCAGAGTGACTCGacgaattaaattataagtcGATCATCAATATTAATAGGTGGGTCAGCAGTGATATCTTGAGTTGGCATCCCTAGCTACATacactataagaaaattgtcaaatagcaacaaaaaaaaattagtgtcgaGATAATTAGTTAGTAAAACTCTCGTTGCTAATCTATATTATCTAATACAAGAAATTTAGTTGCTAATAAATTTAGCAAGAGAAATGAACTTGCTACAAATTTACCAACGaactattttaaaagatatactaaataatatagattagcaACGAAAATTTTAATGCTACTTAGCTCGAAATGATTTTagcatcaattttttcatagctattgatcatttttcttgtagtaATAATTGCATATATGTTAAACTTTTagtggatttgtattttaaattttacaataacTAGAAACTGCTATGCTAATGTTGAGGattatgtacaaaattttgatgacGTATGTCATTCTCTGATGTCTACATAATAAATCAAGTAAATTAAGATTCATTTTATTTggttaaatatgaattttttatgagataaaatgtaattacgAACGGGTGTTATGAacactttttttcttcattttctttaaaaaaattggtaagcTACATAATTTTTGTGCTATCGAGATTCAGAGGGTGTTTgactaagtttatttaaaatattttataagctatACATTTTAAGCGAtggttttgaaatttataagctattagattttatttttaaaaataaagttttgaaGTGCTcgattggataaaaaaaaactatagaaCTTATCAGAtgttaataatgataatttcgTATTCATAAAgtcaaatttaaagaattttgttaaaattttgaaaataagtcGCGATCTCCTCACTTTTCTCTAAAAggagtttaattaataataggcTCTTGACATCTTAGCTCTTGATCTTACGAtctctttatttaaaaaatttaccagaTAGACATTTAAAGATAACCCTATTCGGTagacatttaaaaatttaccagATAATTATTTGACACCCTTAATTGGTAAAATTGGAGTTCACGTGTCtactttaatcataattttttataataataattgcttgttaattataaaatatttgatattaataattaatatagtcACTGttcatcatatataataattaatatactgaCATTAATTCAActgcatttattataataaaaataaattataatgaactcttttgagatttgtctcaatttattttttttaatttttaatatttattccattattcaatatatgaaagtataaaaattaattagatataagtaattttatgcataaaaaaataaatattcctcTAAaactaaactaacaaataatAACATGTGATGCAGTGTACAACTTGACTGGTATCTATAATATAAACTATTGTCTGGTTTATATGGAGTGCTATAACAAGTGATATAGTGTCCAAAGTTTGATTTGTAGCATTCCAATCGAAGCACTTTAACTTATTACGCGAAACACtgtaacattttataagatttgaccttttatttatttaaatattttataaagttttatttttagaataaaattcaatatatttaaaattttaaattattttataagatattaaagcttataagatatttgaaataagcttagccaaacaccttCTTAGTTGGAGTTTCATATGTttgtctttaaaaaaaaaatttattacaaaaaggTCTTGAGATTTGTCACAAACTGGTCATGTGCAATAAATGTGAAATATGTGTcgaaattaatatgaaattcaaatttaatcaaacgtAACtagaaatgttatatttttattaaataattatttggtgTTTTGTCctcacaaataaatattatattcatttgatcaaattgatctcaattagaattttgtttaGCACACTCAAAATGACGCAAGTTGTGTGCGGTGTGCTGAGACGGGCTGGCGGCGGGTCCAGCGATATCATCTAGCGCTAGCACAGTCAGTAACCAAATTAATGGCGGCTCGTGCGGAATAAGCGCATCCGAAAAGCCAGCAATAGATAAAGAGAATGGGCCCAACCCCCCAACTTTCCGTTCCACACACATGCACTGCTACGTTTCCACTCTACATCTAACACTCTCTTCATCCTAATAGCTACCATTACATACTCCCGTTCTCTTCGTCTGTGCTCTACGTCCATTGCTCAGTAAAATCCCACTTAAGTTTGGAATGTATGTGTCCGATTGCTATTTGAACTGAACATTTGGCTTTCGCATATTAGAGTTTGTTTGATTATGCTTTTGAGACGTGTGTTTCCGCTGTTGTTTGTGTGATTTCTGTTGGTGTGTGAAGattgtttgttgttgtttaTGGTGTAAATGGTTTGAGTTGGTACCTAACTTCTTGTGTGGAATATTGGATCGAAAAAATTTGGTGGAAGTTTGAATGCTGTTCATTCTATTAGTATCAGCTATCAGTCATGAATGTTGATCTTTTAGAATTTTGTGGTGtggatcttttattttttgtggtttgtaTGATGGGAATTTTATTTAGATCTCTGTGCAAGATACGTTTATAGATAGTGGAAATTTAATTGGTTGCTCCACTTACTTTTTTCCCTGATTTAGGTTGTAATCAAGTTTGAATTTCAACTGGACTAAAGAAAAAGCTGGTTTAATGCATTCGTTGCAATTCTTGGATTGAGGATTTGTAGTGTTTCTGTGACAGAGCATAGTTATTGGGAAACCTAATGCACCACTCTTTGGCAATTTGGAGATCTGGGTTGGTCTTGTTCTGGCGTTCAAGTGATGGGTTGTGTTTATTCCAAGACATGTATTGGTGAGTTATGTGCTCCCCGAAATGTTAAAGTGAACGAAAGTGGAGATGCCAAAACAGCTACAAGTGAGATTGCAGTCTTCTCACCTGCCAAGTCTGACAGCGAGGAAGGGGAAAATGGAGATCAATTGTATCAATTGAGTTCTATTACTGATCCTGAAGTGGGTATTAATAGATTGTCTAGGGTGTCAGCTCAGTTTTTACCTCCTGATGGCTCGAAGGTTGTGAAAGTTCCATCAGAGAGTTATGAATTACGGTACTCTTTTCTATCTCAGAGAGGTTACTACCCTGATGCCCTTGATAAGGCCAACCAAGATAGTTTCTGCATTCACACTCCATTTGGAACAAGTCTGGACGATCATTTCTTTGGGGTTTTTGATGGCCATGGTGAATTTGGAGCTCAATGCTCGCAGTTTGTGAAACAGAAGTTATGTGAGAATTTGTTGCGACATAATCGGTTTCACATAGATGCAGTTGAAGCATGTCATGTTGCTTTCTTGACAACAAATGCGCAATTGCATGCTGATGAGCTAGATGATAGCATGAGCGGAACAACTGCAATTACAGTGCTGGTTCGGGGTAGGACACTTTATGTTGCCAATTCAGGAGATTCTAGGGCTGTTTTAGCTGAGAAAAGAGGGCAGGATATTGTAGCTGTTGACCTGTCAATTGATCAAACACCTTTTCGGCCTGATGAACTTGAACGGGTGAAGCTCTGTGGAGCAAGAGTTCTCACATTGGATCAAATTGAAGGGCTAAAGAATCCAGATGTGCAATGCTGGGGCACTGAAGAAAGCGATGATGGTGATCCGCCGAGACTGTGGGTGCAAAATGGTATGTATCCTGGTACAGCTTTCACAAGAAGCATTGGCGATTCTATTGCTGAGTCTATAGGGGTTGTTGCAAACCCGGAAATTGTTGTTCTGGAGCTGACGCAGAATCATCCTTTCTTTGTGATTGCAAGTGATGGTGTCTTTGAGTTTCTTTCCAGCCAAACTGTGGTGGACATGGTAATTCGTCTTTCCACATATTGCTACTGTGATTCACTTCAAACAATATATCATGATATTATTCAATCTACATGGGTAAAATGAGAGCTAGTCAGTTAATATATTTGCTTCCACTTCCTCCATCAGACGCGGTCGGAAATAGTGTTTTGAAGTTGCAACCTAAATCATCACTTTTGCTCCTCGACAAGCACGGTCAAATGCTAGAAGGCCATGACTCTTTATCTAAAAGTTGAtaatggattttttattttttgagtaagTTGCAGTCAGGAAAAgtgaaataattgaaaatcaaattagaaagaggaacataaaagaaaacaatatgaCCCATGAAATAATTCATATGAATACAGGTTAAACTAATGAAACAGCCTAACAACTAAAGATATCTACTGTAGTGAGGCATCTTTTTAAACTTCAAAAAACTTTGTGTTTCACCACGAATTTTGGAATTCCAATCCTTTGAAGTTAGGCGCTATATGACTAATTTTATGGAGAACCTGATGAGTGGTAAGACATTAAcatcaaaataaagtaataatgtATCTTGACTAGGCTGAATGATGGGCTCTCCAGTGCCTTGTCCAAGTGCTTTGACAGGCTTGCTGTTGTTGTTTGAAGTAAAGGTATGAAGTAATAATCATGCTTTATATTCTGTGAAGTAAACCAAAGGCGCCAAATACCCTTTGGGTTTTGAGTTTCAATAGTGTACATATTCTTGGGTTAACTGACAATTTACCACTTTTAATGTACGTTTCACTTGTTTTAGATGCCAGCAACACTAGTTCTATAGTCAGTATAGACTTCTTGTTAGTAATTAGGGCAAGATTAGAATTTTGCTGGAGCATGTAGCACATAAAAGTAAAGTTTGAGTTACTTCAGATAGTTATGCCCTCAAAATTGTGCGGCaattttatgttgaatttCCTTGGTCCGAAGCCATCTTTTAACCATAAAAGCATAAACTAAAAGAACTTAATGTAATCATGGAAATACaatagagagagaagagaataAACTTCTTAAtcaaaagtatttatatatttcttcaatctATCTCATGGAATTAGCAGTGGAACAGGGTGGGGTTTAGGTATGGATAGTGCATCATCCTGTTCTACCAAAACAGGAAGAATTCAATATCCAAAAGAcgttctaattttttcttatttgaagGGTTTATTATGATATGAGTTTCTTTACAAATCTGTATAGATATCAAGTCTACATCAGTTTCCTCTTCTACTAATATTTTGCCCATTTTCTTCTCTACTTTTGACTGGGGAAAAGCCGCAATAGCAAAGAAAGAATAATCGAAATGGTGAAACTAGTAAAATTGCAAGGAAAATAtagacaataatatttttaatataagtatCATGGGGAGGAAGATTCGTTTTCCCTCTCTCTGAAAGGTCAATTGGAATAGCATTCCAATCCATTTCAATCAGTTGTCAAATTAGAGGGGAGCCAAAACTATGTTGCCAAATATTTCCTGTTGCCCCTATTCTATGCTCATATGGTTTTGACGAGAATAGCCAAGATAAGAAATGGCTTATTGTTGATTATAAGGGTAAGATCATCTTAAgaagtaatttattatcaattatttgaattttctcttATTAGCACTGTCACCGATCTTGCATCCTCTCAATCGACCATTGACGCTCCTTTTGTGCCATTCATTTTTCAGGTTGCAAGATATAAGGACCCACGTGATGCTTGTGCTGCAATTGTTGCTGAATCATACCGTCTCTGGCTACAATATGAAACTCGTACTGATGACATTACTGTGATAGTTGTGCATCTAAATGGGTTAAATGATGTAAGTGATTttatatgctcattttcacatgtaatttttatgtgtttgattttattttttttaccttattcCTTCAAATACTTAAATTAGTGGTTTCATCTACAATGATAGGCTGCATTTGGTCAGTCAGAAAATTTTGATGCAGTTTTAAGACCCCCTTTACCCCAAGTGATTGAAGTATCAGGATCAGAGTCTCCATCTATTCCAAACTGGAGATCTAGACATAATCGTGCAAGGAATGATTTATCTCGTGCACGACTCCGTGCAATTGAAAGTTCTCTTGAGAATGGGCAAGCTTGGGTTCCTTCATCTCCAGCCAATAGAAAGACATGGGAAGAAGAAGTAAACACCTCTCATTAATTCTCATCTTTTTCGTTTTCTAAATAGTCATCTTCCTAAACTACACACCAATTGATCCCTGTTGATATATAATCAATACCTGGCAGGCTCAAATTGAACGGGCCTTGCGcgatcattttcttttcagaaagctTACTGATTCTCAGTGTCATGTTTTGTTGGACTGCATGCAAAGAGTTGAGGTCCAAGCAGGAGACATAGTAGTAAAACaggtaaaaaattatctaatttctGATCATCGGCTGCTAGAATACAATCTTTTTCAGTTATGTCTCAAATGCTTTAGAATGTGTTGACTGGCTGTAGCAAACAATGAGGTTCGGCGTATAGACTGCTTGTCATTGGGAAAGATAATCTTTTCCAGATTGTTTCACATACACTTTCTGAAAgatgaaaatgtaatttgaatAATGCATCATCAGTAGCTCGCATTATGATGGTTACATAAGCTTACATCATCataaataagatataatataCATAGTGCACCACTTGAAAAAGTACTACTTAATAGAT
This Sesamum indicum cultivar Zhongzhi No. 13 linkage group LG5, S_indicum_v1.0, whole genome shotgun sequence DNA region includes the following protein-coding sequences:
- the LOC105162065 gene encoding protein phosphatase 2C and cyclic nucleotide-binding/kinase domain-containing protein isoform X5 codes for the protein MGCVYSKTCIGELCAPRNVKVNESGDAKTATSEIAVFSPAKSDSEEGENGDQLYQLSSITDPEVGINRLSRVSAQFLPPDGSKVVKVPSESYELRYSFLSQRGYYPDALDKANQDSFCIHTPFGTSLDDHFFGVFDGHGEFGAQCSQFVKQKLCENLLRHNRFHIDAVEACHVAFLTTNAQLHADELDDSMSGTTAITVLVRGRTLYVANSGDSRAVLAEKRGQDIVAVDLSIDQTPFRPDELERVKLCGARVLTLDQIEGLKNPDVQCWGTEESDDGDPPRLWVQNGMYPGTAFTRSIGDSIAESIGVVANPEIVVLELTQNHPFFVIASDGVFEFLSSQTVVDMVARYKDPRDACAAIVAESYRLWLQYETRTDDITVIVVHLNGLNDAAFGQSENFDAVLRPPLPQVIEVSGSESPSIPNWRSRHNRARNDLSRARLRAIESSLENGQAWVPSSPANRKTWEEEAQIERALRDHFLFRKLTDSQCHVLLDCMQRVEVQAGDIVVKQGGEGDCFYVVGNGEFEVLATQEEKDGEVPRVLQRYTAEKLSSFGELALMYNKPLQASVRAVTNGTLWELKREDFRGILMSEFSNLSSLKLLRSVDLLSRLTILQLSHIADSLSEVSFIDGQKIIDKNENLQGLYVIQKGVVKITCDLDSIKNVNASSLMSEVEKQDDNMSSKSFSVEKTKGGYFGEWTLLGERISSFSAIAVGDVICSVLTKEKLDSVVGPLAKLAQDDHKSKNCPTSLPTESIEDFDASTIKKIQLTDLYFFQGVENLFVFH
- the LOC105162065 gene encoding protein phosphatase 2C and cyclic nucleotide-binding/kinase domain-containing protein isoform X6, whose protein sequence is MGCVYSKTCIGELCAPRNVKVNESGDAKTATSEIAVFSPAKSDSEEGENGDQLYQLSSITDPEVGINRLSRVSAQFLPPDGSKVVKVPSESYELRYSFLSQRGYYPDALDKANQDSFCIHTPFGTSLDDHFFGVFDGHGEFGAQCSQFVKQKLCENLLRHNRFHIDAVEACHVAFLTTNAQLHADELDDSMSGTTAITVLVRGRTLYVANSGDSRAVLAEKRGQDIVAVDLSIDQTPFRPDELERVKLCGARVLTLDQIEGLKNPDVQCWGTEESDDGDPPRLWVQNGMYPGTAFTRSIGDSIAESIGVVANPEIVVLELTQNHPFFVIASDGVFEFLSSQTVVDMVARYKDPRDACAAIVAESYRLWLQYETRTDDITVIVVHLNGLNDAAFGQSENFDAVLRPPLPQVIEVSGSESPSIPNWRSRHNRARNDLSRARLRAIESSLENGQAWVPSSPANRKTWEEEAQIERALRDHFLFRKLTDSQCHVLLDCMQRVEVQAGDIVVKQGGEGDCFYVVGNGEFEVLATQEEKDGEVPRVLQRYTAEKLSSFGELALMYNKPLQASVRAVTNGTLWELKREDFRGILMSEFSNLSSLKLLRSVDLLSRLTILQLSHIADSLSEVSFIDGQKIIDKNENLQGLYVIQKGVVKITCDLDSIKNVNASSLMSEVEKQDDNMSSKSFSVEKTKGGYFGEWTLLGERISSFSAIAVGDVICSVLTKEKLDSVVGPLAKLAQDDHKSKNCPTSLPTESIEDFDASTIKKIQLTDLKLCLV